In one Pempheris klunzingeri isolate RE-2024b chromosome 8, fPemKlu1.hap1, whole genome shotgun sequence genomic region, the following are encoded:
- the zyx gene encoding zyxin, which translates to MEDSSSSKPFMVTSSLNFKVTTPSFYNQPKKFASVAPPRPKSLTPPSAPSPTPVGTAVIGRVGDLPPPPPSLCDDFPPPPPPPPLDDDLPAPPPECQATPTASDAPPPAFPAPPPVADDLPLPAPPEESACPPTCPSPPPPPPPPPLPTSGTSIPSAAGNPQRLMEKQTSFDKQLDSLTDLLSEMETRGPFNPKVPSQYSSAPAPRPAAPPPTAPKPALSFLPPPEMGDRPPPAPWAEELKARTNRQASHNSSPNSAAQPFAKAPAVAPKSGFGVRTATSSSSLAQKLNQNLNQPTSPIGGAPKPSPPSATSSFPPAPKAPPAPPTPPNNMAADPAPNHIKSSPFASPMNANQNSPAPVPPPQPKMMASPHSSFSQPAKSPPASMPSPPGPVAIPGGGVPLNMREVEELERMTKDFIKDMDTHAPVITSPPTEVCGKCGEALSRTQPAVRAMDKLFHSNCFCCMSCHRPLQGMQFYDRDGSPQCEDCYMNSLAVCSRCGEKITDRVLKAVGQCFHSHCFRCSTCSCVLEGAPFITDDNNNPYCVQDYHRRFSPLCVSCNEPIIPAPGSEETVRVVALDKNFHLKCYRCEDCTRPLSIEADENGCYPLDGRILCMKCHTQRAKQAAQ; encoded by the exons ATGGaggactccagcagcagcaagccGTTCATGGTGACATCCTCTCTTAACTTCAAAGTCACCACCCCGTCCTTCTACAACCAGCCAAAGAAGTTTGCCTCTGTAGCACCACCACGGCCCAAAAGTCTGACACCTCCCTCAGCTCCATCACCGACACCAGTAGGCACAGCTGTGATTGGTCGAGTGGGGGATCTGCCTCCGCCGCCCCCTTCGCTCTGCGACG ACttcccacccccccctcctcctcctccactggatGATGATTTGCCAGCCCCTCCCCCCGAATGCCAAGCCACACCCACTGCCTCTGACGCCCCCCCTCCCGCCTTCCCCGCTCCACCTCCAGTGGCAGACGACCTGCCCCTCCCGGCTCCCCCTGAGGAGAGTGCCTGTCCGCCCACCtgcccctctccccctcctcccccaccccctccacctctccccaCTTCCGGTACCAGTATTCCCAGTGCTGCTGGGAACCCACAG AGGCTGATGGAGAAGCAGACTAGCTTTGATAAACAGCTTGACTCTCTAACTGACTTGCTGTCTGAGATGGAGACCAGGGGACCTTTCAACCCCAAG GTACCGAGCCAGTATTCTTCAGCACCAGCACCAAGGCCTGCAGCTCCTCCCCCGACTGCTCCTAAACCagctctctccttcctccctccccctgaGATGGGAGACCGCCCGCCTCCAGCACCCTGGGCAGAAGAACTCAAGGCCAGAACGAACCGACAAGCCAGTCACAACTCGTCACCTAACTCTGCTGCTCAGCCGTTTGCCAAGGCCCCGGCTGTGGCTCCCAAGTCTGGTTTCGGGGTGAGAACGGCAACATCATCATCCTCCCTGGCACAAAAACTGAACCAGAACCTGAACCAGCCCACCAGTCCAATCGGTGGTGCACCAAAaccttcccctccctctgccACCAGCTCTTTCCCCCCAGCTCCCAAAGCTCCCCCCGCACCTCCTACTCCACCAAACAACATGGCGGCTGACCCGGCCCCTAATCACATAAAAAGTTCTCCCTTTGCCAGTCCGATGAATGCAAACCAAAactctcctgctcctgtgccTCCTCCTCAACCCAAGATGATGGCATCTCCCCACTCCTCTTTTAGCCAACCAGCGAAAAGTCCACCTGCATCAATG CCATCACCCCCTGGTCCAGTTGCTATCCCAGGTGGAGGTGTTCCCCTGAATATGAGGgaagtggaggagctggagagaatGACCAAGGACTTCATTAAAGACATGGACACACATGCGCCCGTCATCACCTCCCCTCCtacag AGGTCTGTGGGAAGTGTGGCGAGGCTCTGTCCCGTACCCAGCCAGCAGTGAGGGCCATGGATAAACTCTTCCACTCCAACTGCTTCTGTTGCATGAGCTGTCACCGCCCCCTGCAGGGCATGCAGTTCTATGACAGGGATGGCTCACCTCAGTGTGAGGACTGCTACATg aaTTCCCTGGCGGTGTGTTCCCGATGTGGGGAGAAGATCACAGACCGCGTGCTGAAGGCGGTGGGCCAGTGTTTCCACTCCCACTGTTTCCGCTGCAGCACCTGCTCCTGCGTACTTGAGGGAGCGCCCTTCATCACTGATGACAACAACAACCCCTACTGTGTCCAGGATTACCACAG GCGTTTCTCCCCCCTGTGTGTGAGCTGTAATGAACCCATTATCCCAGCCCCAGGCAGTGAGGAGACAGTCAGAGTTGTGGCTCTCGACAAGAACTTCCACCTTAAGTGTTACCGTTGTGAG GATTGTACTCGCCCTCTCTCCATAGAAGCTGATGAAAATGGCTGCTATCCATTGGATGGTAGGATCCTGTGTATGAAGTGCCACACCCAGCGAGCCAAGCAAGCTGCGCAGTGA